The following proteins are co-located in the Leptospira weilii genome:
- a CDS encoding class I SAM-dependent methyltransferase, whose translation MRLFRKIRPEETPDTLTHLYLNPENSSWANLGYWKDTTDYPTACKALARLLGERADLKRGLKVLDLGFGCGDQFFVWKEEFFLDFADLIGVNGSSVQVGFVKNLFESRSDILPGLICSPVEAAIVSFPHRFFDRILCLDSASFFSDRKEFCRQVFRVLKPGGRFVSAELVLKNSRLGILDSRLRDLVCTLSSIPKNNRVTPDSLSQLLKSSGFVSDGFDFLEEDVFGGFSSFLKKKMKEPRIPQRIARKYSRFAEFLGGERMKRYFQFVLYAAVKPD comes from the coding sequence ATGAGACTTTTTAGAAAAATAAGACCGGAAGAAACTCCGGATACTCTCACTCATCTTTATCTCAATCCGGAAAATTCTTCCTGGGCAAATCTGGGTTACTGGAAAGACACGACGGATTATCCGACTGCCTGTAAGGCGTTGGCTCGACTTTTAGGTGAAAGAGCGGATCTCAAACGGGGACTCAAGGTATTGGACTTAGGTTTCGGATGCGGGGATCAGTTCTTTGTCTGGAAGGAGGAATTTTTCCTAGACTTTGCCGATCTTATCGGAGTCAACGGTTCCTCGGTGCAAGTGGGGTTTGTAAAAAATCTGTTCGAGTCTCGATCGGATATTTTACCTGGACTGATTTGTTCTCCCGTCGAAGCGGCGATCGTTTCTTTTCCGCATCGCTTCTTCGATCGAATCCTTTGTTTGGACAGCGCTTCTTTTTTCTCCGATCGAAAAGAATTTTGCAGACAAGTCTTTCGTGTATTAAAACCCGGAGGTAGGTTCGTTTCCGCGGAGTTGGTCTTAAAAAATTCTAGATTGGGAATTCTAGACTCTCGGCTGAGAGATCTAGTTTGTACATTGAGTTCTATTCCTAAAAATAATCGAGTCACACCCGATTCCCTTTCCCAACTTTTAAAGTCTTCCGGATTCGTATCGGATGGTTTCGATTTTTTAGAAGAAGATGTCTTCGGAGGATTCTCGAGTTTTCTCAAAAAGAAAATGAAAGAGCCCCGCATCCCGCAAAGAATCGCTCGTAAGTATTCCCGTTTTGCGGAATTTCTAGGCGGGGAAAGAATGAAAAGATACTTTCAATTTGTTCTTTACGCGGCCGTGAAACCGGATTAA